In Capsicum annuum cultivar UCD-10X-F1 unplaced genomic scaffold, UCD10Xv1.1 ctg67803, whole genome shotgun sequence, the following are encoded in one genomic region:
- the LOC124893963 gene encoding uncharacterized protein LOC124893963 — MQPKSGGEFRPRLNTGERPIANKYRKGKMKRTLKRESKSALNCREGSGWGPAMRPDRMWNGDEPVPRSTRGVDQRGLGERPKTGLSIRSWNAVSLIVAGSACLRRASASTRSGRWPVGSPFDPS; from the coding sequence TTCCGTCCAAGGCTAAATACGGGCGAGAGACCAATAGCGAACAAGTACCGCAAGGGAAAGATGAAAAGGACTTTGAAAAGAGAGTCAAAAAGTGCTTTAAATTGTCGGGAAGGAAGCGGATGGGGGCCGGCGATGCGCCCCGATCGGATGTGGAACGGTGACGAGCCGGTCCCCCGATCGACTCGGGGCGTGGACCAGCGTGGATTGGGGGAGCGGCCAAAGACCGGGCTCTCGATACGCTCGTGGAACGCCGTCTCCTTGATTGTGGCAGGCAGCGCATGCCTCCGGCGTGCTTCGGCATCTACGCGCTCTGGACGCTGGCCTGTGGGCTCCCCATTCGACCCGT